A genome region from Tenrec ecaudatus isolate mTenEca1 chromosome 13, mTenEca1.hap1, whole genome shotgun sequence includes the following:
- the PRKAG3 gene encoding 5'-AMP-activated protein kinase subunit gamma-3: MSFLEPGESASWPSPTMATRSDRTHGKQGAKASRWTRQEAVEEGEPPGQGEGPQPRPAAESSGLEATFLKTTPLAQAAPLAWAGTPPAGWDFPQPDCAISAVGSSTDELELSLEFPVTAAGEWELQGLVDERAAPCPSPKALLPPLGWDAELQKPGAQVYMHFMQEHTCYDAMATSSKLVIFDTMLEIKKAFFALVANGVRAAPLWDSRKQSFVGMLTITDFILVLHRYYRSPLVQIYEIEEHKIETWREIYLQGCFKPLVSISPNDSLFEAVYALIKNRIHRLPVLDPTSGAVLHILTHKRLLKFLHIFGALLPQPSFLARTIQELGIGTFRDLAVVQETAPVLTALDIFVDRRVSALPVVNETGLVVGLYSRFDVIHLAAQKTYNHLDMSVGEALRMRTLCLEGVLSCQPHETLGEVIDRIAREQVHRLVLVDETQHLLGVISLSDILQALVLSPAGIDALGA, encoded by the exons ATGAGTTTCCTAGAGCCAGGAGAGAGTGCCTCATGGCCCTCACCGACCATGGCCACCAGATCAGACAGAACCCATGGGAAACAGGGGGCCAAGGCCTCGAGATGGACAAGGCAGGAGGCTGTGGAGGAAGGGGAGCCACCGGGCCAGGGGGAAG GTCCCCAGCCCAGGCCAGCTGCTGAGTCCTCTGGGCTAGAGGCCACATTCCTCAAGACCACACCCTTGGCCCAGgctgctcccctggcctgggcggGCACCCCACCAGCAGGCTGGGACTTCCCGCAGCCCGACTGTGCCATCTCAGCTGTGGGCTCCAGCACAGACGAGCTGGAGCTGAGCCTAGAGTTCCCCGTCACAGCAGCCGGGGAGTGGGAGCTGCAAGGCCTGGTGGATGAGAGGGCAGCCCCGTGCCCATCCCCAAAGGCCCTGCTGCctccactgggctgggatgctgagCTTCAGAAGCCTGGGGCCCAGGTGTACATGCACTTCATGCAGGAGCATACCTGCTACGATGCCATGGCCACCAGCTCCAAGCTGGTCATCTTCGACACCATGCTGGAG ATCAAGAAGGCCTTCTTCGCCCTGGTGGCCAATGGAGTGAGGGCAGCACCTCTGTGGGACAGCAGGAAGCAGAGCTTTGTGG GCATGCTGACCATCACGGACTTCATCTTGGTGCTGCACCGATACTACAGGTCCCCTCTG GTCCAGATCTATGAGATTGAAGAACATAAGATCGAGACCTGGAGGG AGATTTACCTGCAAGGCTGCTTCAAGCCCCTGGTCTCCATCTCGCCCAATGACAG CCTGTTCGAGGCCGTGTATGCCCTCATCAAGAACAGGATTCACCGCCTACCCGTCCTGGACCCGACTTCCGGCGCTGTGCTTCACATCCTCACCCACAAGCGGCTGCTGAAGTTCCTGCACATCTtt GGCGCCCTGCTGCCCCAGCCCTCCTTCCTCGCCCGCACCATCCAAGAGCTGGGCATCGGCACATTCCGCGACTTGGCTGTGGTGCAGGAAACGGCGCCCGTCCTGACCGCGCTGGACATCTTTGTGGACCGGCGTGTGTCTGCGCTGCCCGTGGTCAACGAAACTG GTCTGGTCGTGGGCCTCTACTCCCGCTTTGACGTGATC CACCTAGCAGCCCAGAAAACCTACAACCACCTGGACATGAGTGTGGGCGAGGCCCTGAGGATGAGGACGCTGTGTCTGGAAGGAGTCCTTTCCTGCCAGCCTCACGAGACCCTGGGGGAAGTCATCGACAGGATTGCCCGGGAGCAG GTACACCGGCTGGTGCTAGTGGATGAGACCCAGCATCTCCTGGGCgtgatctctctctctgacaTCCTTCAGGCACTGGTGCTCAGCCCTGCTGGCATTGATGCCCTTGGTGCCTAA